Proteins co-encoded in one Thermodesulfobacteriota bacterium genomic window:
- a CDS encoding histone deacetylase family protein: MFAIRRIYDCSIPSDQDALGQVQEILRSQFPLLSKEDIERIPDQLRDPLKHRFRAILFVAEDGRKVKGFALVLHAPDLQFLYLEFISAARLRTGGGVGSALYERVREEALQLGCVGVFFECLPDDPALCRDPEVLRQNARRLAFYERYGARPIANTRYETPLRPGDECPPYLVFDGLGRGAPLSRSRAVAVVRAILERQYKGVCPPEYNQMILESFRDDPVGLREPRYVKKEPVIPVRRVPSLEQRIALVVNDRHEIHHVRERGYVEAPVRIRSILREIEKTGLFDLREPMHFSERHIRAVHDADFVEYLRRVCAHVEPGQSVYPYVFPLRNAARPPKELPIRAGYYCIDTFTPLNRNAYLAAKRAVDCALTAAEGILRGHRLAYALVRPPGHHAERRVFGGFCYFNSSAVAAHYLSRLGKVAVLDVDYHHGNGTQMIFYERSDVFTASLHGHPRFAYPYFSGFADEKGAGPGEGYNLNVPLAEHLSPEEYREALSDVLKRIRRFGPRFLVVALGLDPAKGDPTGTWEFTARDFAANGRMIGSLGLPTLVVQEGGYRTRSLGTNARNFFEGLWEAAFPRAQR, translated from the coding sequence GTGTTCGCCATCCGCCGCATCTACGACTGCTCCATACCCTCGGACCAGGACGCCCTGGGCCAGGTCCAGGAGATCCTCCGGTCCCAGTTCCCCCTCCTGTCCAAGGAGGACATCGAGAGGATCCCCGACCAGCTCCGGGATCCCCTGAAGCACCGTTTCCGGGCGATCCTCTTCGTGGCGGAGGACGGCCGCAAGGTCAAGGGCTTCGCCCTGGTGCTCCACGCCCCCGACCTCCAGTTCCTCTACCTGGAGTTCATCAGCGCCGCCCGGCTGCGCACCGGCGGGGGGGTGGGGAGCGCGCTGTACGAGCGCGTCCGGGAAGAGGCGCTCCAACTGGGATGCGTGGGGGTCTTCTTCGAGTGCCTGCCGGACGACCCGGCCCTGTGCCGGGACCCGGAGGTGCTGCGCCAAAACGCGCGGCGGCTGGCCTTTTACGAGCGCTACGGAGCTCGCCCCATTGCCAACACGCGCTACGAGACCCCCCTTCGCCCCGGCGACGAGTGCCCCCCCTACCTCGTCTTCGACGGCCTGGGCAGGGGGGCGCCCCTCTCCCGAAGCCGCGCCGTGGCGGTGGTGCGGGCGATCCTGGAGCGGCAGTACAAGGGCGTGTGCCCCCCCGAGTACAACCAGATGATCCTCGAGTCGTTCCGCGACGATCCGGTGGGCCTCCGGGAGCCCCGCTACGTGAAGAAGGAGCCGGTCATCCCGGTGCGCCGGGTCCCCTCCCTGGAGCAGCGCATCGCCCTGGTCGTCAACGACCGCCACGAGATCCACCACGTGCGGGAACGGGGCTACGTGGAGGCTCCGGTGCGGATTCGTTCCATCCTCCGGGAAATCGAGAAGACGGGCCTGTTCGACCTGCGGGAGCCCATGCACTTCTCGGAGCGGCACATCCGTGCCGTCCACGACGCCGACTTCGTGGAGTACCTTCGCCGGGTCTGCGCCCACGTGGAACCCGGCCAGTCCGTGTATCCCTACGTCTTTCCCCTGCGAAACGCGGCGCGGCCGCCCAAGGAGTTGCCGATTCGGGCGGGCTACTACTGCATCGACACCTTCACGCCCTTGAACCGCAACGCCTACCTGGCCGCCAAGCGGGCCGTGGACTGCGCCCTCACGGCGGCCGAGGGGATCCTGCGGGGCCACCGCCTGGCCTACGCCCTGGTGCGGCCGCCCGGCCACCACGCGGAACGCCGGGTCTTCGGAGGGTTCTGCTATTTCAACTCGAGCGCCGTGGCGGCCCACTACTTGAGCCGCCTGGGCAAGGTGGCGGTGCTCGACGTGGACTACCACCACGGCAACGGAACCCAGATGATCTTCTATGAGCGAAGCGACGTCTTCACCGCGTCGCTCCACGGCCACCCCCGCTTCGCCTATCCTTACTTCAGCGGTTTTGCCGACGAGAAGGGCGCCGGCCCGGGGGAGGGGTACAACCTCAACGTCCCCCTGGCCGAGCACCTGTCTCCCGAGGAATACCGGGAGGCCCTGTCCGACGTCCTCAAGCGGATTCGCAGGTTCGGACCCCGCTTCCTGGTGGTGGCCCTGGGCCTGGACCCGGCCAAGGGGGACCCCACCGGCACCTGGGAGTTCACCGCCAGGGACTTCGCGGCCAA
- a CDS encoding MarR family transcriptional regulator: MSSPEDRVEEEVLLALRRIARAASLHSRHIQHAYGLTSPQLFVLRELARRGRATGAELARAASLSHATVTGILDRLERRGLIGRVRSEEDRRRVLVQVTGAGSDLLTSAPPPLQARFLAGFRMLPDWEQSFLLGALQRVASLMGSAGEPDDGEEAEPSQAASGVGGEDLEGAAPDPRRAA, translated from the coding sequence ATGAGCTCACCCGAAGACCGTGTAGAAGAAGAAGTTCTGCTCGCGCTGCGGCGCATCGCCCGCGCCGCGAGCCTCCACTCCCGCCACATCCAGCACGCCTACGGGCTCACCTCGCCCCAGCTCTTCGTGCTGCGGGAGCTCGCTCGGCGGGGGCGGGCCACCGGCGCGGAGCTGGCCCGGGCGGCCTCCCTGAGTCACGCCACCGTGACGGGGATCCTCGACCGCCTCGAGCGGCGGGGGCTCATCGGGCGGGTCCGCTCCGAGGAGGACCGACGGCGGGTGCTGGTCCAGGTGACCGGGGCCGGCAGCGACCTCCTGACCTCCGCCCCGCCCCCCCTGCAAGCCCGCTTCCTGGCCGGATTTCGGATGCTCCCCGATTGGGAGCAGTCGTTCCTGCTCGGGGCGCTCCAACGGGTGGCGTCGCTCATGGGGAGTGCCGGAGAGCCCGACGACGGCGAGGAGGCGGAGCCGTCCCAGGCGGCTTCCGGGGTGGGGGGTGAGGACCTGGAAGGGGCGGCGCCCGACCCCCGGCGCGCCGCGTGA